Proteins from a genomic interval of Marmoricola sp. OAE513:
- the argH gene encoding argininosuccinate lyase, with the protein MTESTTNEGKLWGGRFAGGPSPELEALSRSTHFDWRLTPYDLAGSQAHARALHAAGLLSDDDLAELQRGLTSLEERFAAGDLHPDPSDEDVHGALERMLLDEIGPEIGGKLRAGRSRNDQIATLFKVFLRDHARVITAQVLDLVDALAAQAEAHLAGDQPSIMPGRTHLQHAQPVLLSHHLMAHAWPLLRDVDRLADWDARVAAESPYGAGALAGSSLGLDPVQVATDLGFTGSVANSIDGTAARDFVAEFAFVTAMIGVDVSRLAEEVILWATKEFGFVTLDDAYSTGSSIMPQKKNPDISELARGKAGRLIGDLTGLMATLKALPLAYNRDLQEDKEPVFDAVDTLEVLLPAFAGQIATLTFDTARMAELAPQGFSLATDIAEWLVREGVPFRVAHEVAGACVRRCEELGIELHELTDEQFAAIDPNLTPGVRDVLTAEGSVASRTGRGGTAPVRVAEQLAELRARIAAARAAG; encoded by the coding sequence ATGACTGAATCCACCACCAACGAAGGCAAGCTCTGGGGCGGCCGCTTCGCCGGCGGACCGAGCCCGGAGCTCGAGGCGCTCTCCCGGAGCACCCACTTCGACTGGCGGCTGACGCCGTACGACCTGGCGGGTTCCCAGGCGCACGCCCGCGCGCTGCACGCCGCCGGCCTGCTCAGCGATGACGACCTGGCCGAGCTTCAGCGCGGACTGACCAGCCTGGAGGAGCGGTTCGCCGCCGGGGACCTGCACCCCGACCCCAGCGACGAGGACGTGCACGGCGCGCTCGAGCGGATGCTGCTCGACGAGATCGGTCCCGAGATCGGTGGCAAGCTGCGTGCCGGTCGGAGCCGGAACGACCAGATCGCGACGCTGTTCAAGGTGTTCCTGCGTGACCACGCCCGGGTGATCACCGCCCAGGTGCTCGACCTTGTCGACGCTCTCGCCGCCCAGGCAGAGGCGCACCTGGCCGGAGACCAGCCCAGCATCATGCCCGGACGCACCCACCTGCAGCACGCACAGCCGGTGCTGCTCTCGCACCACCTGATGGCGCACGCCTGGCCCCTGCTGCGCGACGTCGACCGGCTGGCGGACTGGGACGCCCGGGTGGCGGCCGAGTCGCCGTACGGCGCCGGAGCGCTGGCCGGCTCGAGCCTCGGTCTCGACCCGGTGCAGGTCGCCACCGACCTCGGCTTCACCGGTTCGGTCGCCAACTCGATCGACGGCACCGCGGCCCGCGACTTCGTCGCCGAGTTCGCCTTCGTCACCGCGATGATCGGTGTCGACGTCAGCCGGCTCGCCGAGGAGGTCATCCTCTGGGCGACCAAGGAATTCGGCTTCGTCACGCTCGACGACGCGTACTCCACCGGGTCGAGCATCATGCCGCAGAAGAAGAACCCGGACATCTCCGAGCTCGCCCGCGGCAAGGCGGGCCGCCTGATCGGAGACCTCACCGGCCTGATGGCGACCCTGAAGGCGCTCCCGCTCGCCTACAACCGCGACCTGCAGGAGGACAAGGAGCCGGTCTTCGACGCGGTCGACACCCTGGAGGTCCTGCTGCCCGCGTTCGCCGGCCAGATCGCCACCCTGACCTTCGACACCGCCCGGATGGCCGAGCTCGCGCCGCAGGGGTTCTCGCTCGCCACCGACATCGCCGAGTGGTTGGTCCGCGAGGGGGTGCCGTTCCGGGTCGCCCACGAGGTCGCCGGCGCCTGCGTACGCCGCTGCGAGGAGCTCGGCATCGAGCTCCACGAGCTCACCGACGAGCAGTTCGCCGCGATCGATCCGAACCTGACGCCGGGCGTGCGCGACGTGCTCACCGCCGAGGGCTCGGTCGCCTCCCGCACGGGTCGCGGCGGCACCGCACCGGTCCGGGTGGCCGAGCAGCTGGCGGAGCTCCGGGCGCGGATCGCGGCAGCCCGGGCAGCCGGGTGA
- the argB gene encoding acetylglutamate kinase: MSTPGEPVIDDEMRPAVEPAKAATLAAALPWLKQYHGKIVVVKYGGNAMVDDELKKAFAEDIVFLRMAGFKPVVVHGGGPQISSMLDRLGIKSEFRGGLRVTTDEAMDVVRMVLVGQVQRELVGLINQHGPLAVGLSGEDGGLFTAERTNLIIDGEEIDLGLVGEVAAVRPEAVQDVIDAGRIPVISSVAPDEDGAVHNVNADTAAAALAAALGAEKLLVLTDVEGLYRDYGNSDDVIGEISPESLAELMPSLESGMVPKMAACLAAVNGGVPRATVVDGREPHAVLLELFTDEGVGTQVLPGVVTKIRKAKGSS; this comes from the coding sequence ATGAGCACCCCGGGAGAGCCCGTGATCGATGACGAGATGCGACCGGCTGTCGAGCCCGCCAAGGCGGCGACGCTGGCCGCCGCCCTGCCCTGGCTGAAGCAGTACCACGGCAAGATCGTCGTGGTGAAGTACGGCGGCAACGCCATGGTCGACGACGAGCTGAAGAAGGCGTTCGCCGAGGACATCGTGTTCCTGCGGATGGCCGGCTTCAAGCCCGTCGTCGTGCACGGCGGGGGGCCGCAGATCTCCTCGATGCTCGACCGCCTCGGCATCAAGAGCGAGTTCAGGGGTGGCCTGCGGGTCACCACCGACGAGGCGATGGACGTCGTCCGGATGGTGCTGGTCGGGCAGGTGCAGCGCGAGCTGGTCGGCCTGATCAACCAGCACGGCCCGCTCGCGGTGGGGCTCTCGGGAGAGGACGGCGGTCTGTTCACGGCCGAGCGCACCAACCTGATCATCGACGGCGAGGAGATCGACCTCGGCCTCGTCGGCGAGGTCGCCGCCGTACGGCCCGAGGCCGTGCAGGACGTCATCGACGCCGGCCGGATCCCGGTCATCTCCTCCGTCGCGCCCGACGAGGACGGCGCCGTGCACAACGTGAACGCCGACACGGCCGCGGCCGCGCTGGCTGCCGCGCTCGGTGCCGAGAAGCTCCTGGTCCTGACCGATGTCGAGGGTCTCTACCGGGACTACGGCAACAGCGACGACGTCATCGGCGAGATCAGCCCGGAGTCGCTGGCCGAGCTGATGCCCAGCCTGGAGAGCGGCATGGTCCCGAAGATGGCTGCCTGCCTGGCAGCCGTCAACGGGGGAGTGCCGCGCGCCACCGTGGTGGACGGCCGCGAACCGCACGCGGTCCTGCTCGAGCTGTTCACCGACGAGGGCGTCGGCACCCAGGTGCTGCCCGGCGTCGTCACCAAGATCCGGAAGGCGAAGGGATCCTCATGA
- a CDS encoding MmcQ/YjbR family DNA-binding protein, translated as MPVDLDDVREVALVLPRAYEAQVREATKFRVGSLVFAAVSPDGTRLGFGFPREERDGLVAGEPEKFLLPRRSDMRYPWVAARMESLDLDELRELITDAWAMCVPKKVREAWFKEQELD; from the coding sequence ATGCCGGTGGACCTGGACGACGTGCGCGAGGTGGCGCTCGTCCTGCCGCGTGCCTACGAGGCCCAGGTGCGCGAGGCGACCAAGTTCCGGGTCGGCTCCCTGGTCTTCGCGGCTGTCTCCCCCGACGGCACCCGGCTCGGGTTCGGGTTCCCACGGGAGGAGCGCGACGGGTTGGTGGCCGGGGAGCCGGAGAAGTTCCTGCTGCCGCGGCGCTCGGACATGCGGTACCCGTGGGTGGCGGCGCGGATGGAGTCGCTCGACCTCGACGAGCTCCGCGAGCTGATCACCGACGCGTGGGCGATGTGCGTGCCGAAGAAGGTGCGCGAGGCGTGGTTCAAGGAGCAGGAACTCGACTGA
- a CDS encoding ACT domain-containing protein, with product MSSEQTYTLHQYPEKLVVASLPAGADVPSWAESSSVFAIIATATETTLVSAGRSVPKKVKQQGPFTAFAVADELDFALTGVLLGILAPLAEAGISVFTLSTFPTDWILVPTEKAAAAAEEWRRRGHTVTPAPVVNPS from the coding sequence GTGAGCAGCGAGCAGACCTACACCCTGCACCAGTACCCCGAGAAGCTCGTGGTGGCGTCGCTGCCCGCGGGGGCCGACGTGCCGTCCTGGGCCGAGTCCTCCTCGGTCTTCGCGATCATCGCCACCGCCACCGAGACGACGCTGGTCAGCGCCGGACGCTCGGTGCCGAAGAAGGTCAAGCAGCAGGGCCCGTTCACGGCCTTCGCGGTGGCCGACGAGCTCGACTTCGCTCTGACCGGCGTGCTGCTCGGCATCCTCGCGCCGTTGGCCGAGGCCGGAATCAGCGTCTTCACGCTGTCGACCTTCCCGACCGACTGGATCCTGGTCCCGACCGAGAAGGCCGCCGCCGCGGCCGAGGAGTGGCGACGACGAGGGCACACCGTGACCCCCGCCCCCGTCGTCAACCCTTCCTAG
- the pheT gene encoding phenylalanine--tRNA ligase subunit beta → MKAPLSWIRDYVDLPADVTVEALAARLTALGLKLEALEKPGADITGPLVIGRVLTQEPEPQKNGKTINWCTVDVGDANGTGEPQGIVCGAHNFGPGDLVVVVLPGGVLPGGFEISERKTYGHLSAGMICSAKELGLGDDHTGIIVLPPDAGEPGDSVREYLLLDDDVIEFEINPDRAYALSLRGVARDAALGTGGTFTDPALRDTPAPNADGYPVEIDDPEGCPVFVARTVSGFDPEAPTPRWMARRIQHAGMRPISLAVDITNYVMLELGHPIHGYDADKLSGPIRVRRANEGEKLTTLDGVVRTLAAEDLVVTDDSGPIGLGGVMGGESTEISATTTNVLVEVASWNPVSMFRTGKRHKLTSEAGKRNERGVDPTIPEAAADRVVELLVELGGATADAGVTKVGTAPGRPTITIAADLPARITGMEISAATTRENLVAVGCLVSGDDTLTVVPPPWRPDITDPFDLVEEVARVVGYDNVPSVLPPAPAGRGLTPEQLLRRRVGRTLAGAGFVEVLTFPFVGESAFDALSIPAEDVRRTALRLANPLSAEAPLMTTTLLPGMLEALARNVGRGSTDVALFEAAPVTLPHVGAVAPILPVDRRPTDGEWDDLNKALPDQPVHLALVLAGERELSGWWGAGRRATWSDAIEGVRQVADAVGVTLSVDAAQQAPWHPGRCAAISVVAEGGPVPIGYAGELHPRVCVATGVPARTVAAEIDLSRLLQHAVAIVPAPEFSTFPVAKEDVALLVALDVPAEAVAATLREGAGELCESVRLFDVYTGEQVGEGNRSLAFALRFRAPDRTLTEAETGAARAAAVELAAARHGAVQR, encoded by the coding sequence ATGAAGGCACCTCTTTCGTGGATCCGCGACTACGTGGACCTGCCCGCCGACGTCACCGTCGAGGCTCTCGCTGCACGTCTGACTGCGCTCGGACTCAAGCTCGAGGCGCTCGAGAAGCCCGGCGCCGACATCACCGGCCCGCTGGTGATCGGGCGCGTCCTGACCCAGGAGCCCGAGCCGCAGAAGAACGGCAAGACGATCAACTGGTGCACCGTCGACGTCGGTGACGCCAACGGCACCGGCGAGCCCCAGGGGATCGTCTGCGGGGCGCACAACTTCGGTCCCGGCGACCTGGTCGTCGTCGTGCTGCCCGGCGGTGTGCTGCCCGGGGGCTTCGAGATCTCCGAGCGGAAGACCTACGGCCACCTCAGCGCGGGCATGATCTGCTCCGCCAAGGAGCTCGGCCTCGGCGACGACCACACGGGGATCATCGTGCTCCCACCGGACGCAGGCGAGCCCGGTGACAGCGTCCGGGAGTACCTGCTGCTCGACGACGACGTCATCGAGTTCGAGATCAACCCCGACCGCGCCTACGCGCTCTCGCTGCGCGGTGTCGCGCGCGACGCAGCCCTCGGTACCGGCGGTACCTTCACCGATCCCGCCCTGCGGGACACCCCGGCCCCGAACGCCGACGGCTACCCGGTCGAGATCGACGACCCCGAAGGCTGCCCGGTGTTCGTGGCGCGCACCGTCAGCGGCTTCGACCCGGAGGCACCCACCCCGCGCTGGATGGCTCGACGGATCCAGCACGCGGGCATGCGCCCGATCTCGCTCGCCGTGGACATCACCAACTACGTGATGCTCGAGCTCGGTCACCCGATCCACGGCTACGACGCCGACAAGCTGAGCGGCCCGATCCGGGTCCGTCGGGCGAACGAGGGCGAGAAGCTCACCACCCTCGACGGGGTCGTGCGCACCCTGGCCGCCGAGGACCTGGTCGTCACCGACGACTCCGGCCCGATCGGGCTGGGCGGCGTCATGGGCGGTGAGAGCACCGAGATCTCCGCGACCACGACGAACGTCCTGGTCGAGGTCGCCTCCTGGAACCCGGTGTCGATGTTCCGTACCGGGAAGCGGCACAAGCTGACCTCGGAGGCGGGCAAGCGCAACGAACGGGGCGTCGACCCGACCATCCCCGAGGCCGCTGCCGACCGGGTCGTCGAGCTGCTCGTCGAGCTCGGAGGTGCAACGGCCGACGCCGGTGTCACCAAGGTCGGTACGGCGCCCGGGCGCCCGACGATCACGATCGCGGCCGACCTGCCCGCGCGCATCACCGGGATGGAGATTAGTGCCGCGACCACCCGGGAGAACCTGGTGGCCGTGGGCTGCCTGGTGAGCGGGGACGACACCCTCACGGTCGTCCCGCCGCCGTGGCGACCCGACATCACCGATCCGTTCGACCTGGTCGAGGAGGTCGCCCGCGTGGTGGGGTACGACAACGTGCCCTCGGTGCTCCCGCCCGCTCCCGCAGGCCGCGGCCTCACCCCCGAGCAGCTGCTGCGCCGCCGCGTCGGACGCACGCTGGCCGGCGCCGGGTTCGTGGAGGTGCTGACCTTCCCGTTCGTCGGCGAGTCGGCCTTCGACGCCCTGTCGATCCCGGCCGAGGACGTCCGGCGTACGGCCCTGCGACTGGCGAACCCGCTGTCCGCGGAGGCGCCGCTGATGACCACGACGCTGCTGCCGGGCATGCTGGAGGCGCTGGCGCGCAACGTCGGCCGCGGATCCACGGATGTCGCGCTGTTCGAGGCTGCTCCGGTCACGCTGCCGCACGTCGGTGCTGTCGCGCCGATCCTGCCCGTCGACCGTCGGCCCACCGACGGGGAGTGGGACGACCTGAACAAGGCACTTCCGGACCAGCCGGTTCACCTGGCACTGGTGCTGGCCGGGGAGCGCGAGCTCTCCGGGTGGTGGGGCGCCGGACGCAGGGCCACCTGGTCCGATGCGATCGAGGGCGTACGCCAGGTTGCCGACGCCGTCGGCGTCACGTTGTCGGTGGACGCGGCCCAGCAGGCGCCGTGGCACCCCGGCCGCTGCGCCGCGATCAGCGTCGTCGCCGAGGGTGGTCCGGTGCCGATCGGGTACGCCGGCGAGCTGCACCCGCGGGTCTGCGTCGCCACCGGCGTCCCGGCCCGCACGGTGGCTGCCGAGATCGACCTGAGCCGGCTGCTCCAGCACGCGGTCGCCATCGTCCCCGCTCCGGAGTTCTCGACCTTCCCGGTCGCCAAGGAGGACGTCGCACTGCTGGTGGCTCTCGACGTACCGGCCGAGGCGGTGGCGGCGACGCTGCGCGAGGGCGCGGGAGAGCTCTGCGAGTCCGTCCGGCTCTTCGACGTCTACACCGGGGAGCAGGTCGGCGAGGGCAACCGCTCGCTGGCTTTCGCGCTCCGGTTCCGTGCCCCTGACCGGACGTTGACCGAGGCCGAGACGGGGGCCGCACGCGCCGCGGCCGTCGAGCTCGCGGCAGCCCGGCACGGCGCCGTCCAGCGGTAG
- the argJ gene encoding bifunctional glutamate N-acetyltransferase/amino-acid acetyltransferase ArgJ — protein MSVTHPAGFVAAGVPAGLKSTGAQDLALVVNQGPTFDSATVFTANRCKANPVLWSQEVVKDGTVKAVVLNSGGANCYTGPEGFQTTHAVAEQVAAGLGIGAIDVVVCSTGLIGLANPRQNLLDGVDAAVAGLSAEGGADAAAAIMTTDTVSKQVVVEGAGWSIGGMAKGAGMLAPQLATMLVVITTDAVVPAADLDAALRAATRVSFDRLDSDGCMSTNDTVTVMASGASGITPARADFTHALTQVCTDLAMQLLADAEGADHEIAITVLNAASEDEAVEVGRSVARSNLFKAAVFGKDPNWGRVLASVGTTTAAFDPADLDVAMNGVWVCKASTPAEDPAGVNLDAREVTVTIDLKAGSERATVWTNDLTHAYVHENSAYSS, from the coding sequence ATGAGCGTGACCCACCCCGCCGGCTTCGTCGCTGCCGGCGTACCCGCCGGCCTGAAGTCCACCGGAGCCCAGGACCTCGCCCTCGTCGTCAACCAGGGCCCGACCTTCGACTCCGCCACCGTGTTCACCGCGAACCGCTGCAAGGCCAACCCCGTCCTGTGGAGCCAGGAGGTCGTCAAGGACGGCACCGTCAAGGCGGTCGTCCTGAACTCCGGGGGAGCGAACTGCTACACCGGCCCCGAAGGCTTCCAGACCACGCACGCGGTCGCGGAGCAGGTCGCGGCCGGACTCGGTATCGGTGCGATCGACGTCGTCGTCTGCTCGACCGGCCTCATCGGGCTGGCCAACCCGAGACAGAACCTCCTCGACGGGGTCGACGCCGCCGTCGCCGGTCTCTCGGCCGAGGGCGGGGCCGACGCGGCCGCCGCGATCATGACCACCGACACCGTCTCCAAGCAGGTCGTCGTCGAAGGCGCCGGTTGGAGCATCGGCGGCATGGCGAAGGGCGCCGGCATGCTGGCGCCGCAGCTCGCCACGATGCTCGTCGTCATCACCACCGACGCGGTCGTCCCGGCCGCCGACCTCGACGCTGCCCTGCGCGCTGCGACCCGGGTCAGCTTCGACCGGCTCGACTCCGACGGCTGCATGTCGACCAACGACACCGTGACCGTGATGGCCAGCGGCGCCAGCGGGATCACCCCGGCTCGGGCCGACTTCACGCACGCGCTGACCCAGGTCTGCACCGACCTGGCGATGCAGCTGCTCGCCGACGCCGAGGGCGCCGACCACGAGATCGCCATCACCGTGCTCAACGCTGCGTCCGAGGACGAAGCCGTCGAGGTCGGGCGCAGCGTGGCGCGGAGCAACCTGTTCAAGGCGGCCGTCTTCGGGAAGGACCCGAACTGGGGCCGGGTGCTGGCCAGCGTCGGCACGACGACGGCTGCGTTCGACCCGGCCGATCTGGACGTCGCGATGAACGGCGTGTGGGTCTGCAAGGCGTCGACCCCGGCCGAGGACCCGGCAGGGGTGAACCTGGACGCCCGGGAGGTCACCGTCACGATCGATCTGAAGGCCGGGTCCGAGCGGGCGACCGTGTGGACGAACGACCTGACCCACGCCTACGTCCACGAGAACAGCGCGTACAGCTCATGA
- the argF gene encoding ornithine carbamoyltransferase, with the protein MTTQHFLRDDDLTPVELNEVLDLAAELKAAPYSHKPLAGPQTVAIIFDKPTLRTQASFVAGIAELGGNPMVVDGTLAQIGTRESIADVARVLGRQSSLIVWRTHDQSRIEEMAAYAGVPVVNALTDQFHPCQTLADLLTVREHKGATAGLTMTFLGDAACNMGHSYLLSGAAAGMHVRVSGPDGFQPDSGILARAQEIAAGTGGSAEIVLDPTKAADGADVLVTDTWVSMGKEAESADRAEVFRPWQLNEDLLALGADDAIVLHCLPAYRGKEITAEVLDGPQSVIWDEAENRRHAQKAIITWLLR; encoded by the coding sequence ATGACGACCCAGCACTTCCTGCGCGACGACGACCTGACCCCGGTCGAGCTGAACGAGGTCCTCGACCTCGCCGCCGAGCTGAAGGCGGCGCCGTACTCCCACAAGCCGCTGGCGGGTCCGCAGACCGTGGCGATCATCTTCGACAAGCCGACCCTGCGGACCCAGGCCTCCTTCGTCGCCGGCATCGCCGAGCTCGGGGGCAACCCGATGGTGGTCGACGGCACCCTGGCCCAGATCGGCACCCGCGAGTCGATCGCCGACGTCGCCCGCGTCCTGGGACGTCAGTCGAGCCTGATCGTGTGGCGCACCCACGACCAGAGCCGGATCGAGGAGATGGCCGCGTACGCCGGCGTGCCCGTCGTCAACGCGCTCACCGACCAGTTCCACCCCTGCCAGACGTTGGCCGACCTGCTCACCGTTCGGGAGCACAAGGGCGCCACGGCCGGTCTGACGATGACGTTCCTCGGCGACGCGGCCTGCAACATGGGCCACTCCTACCTGCTCTCCGGGGCGGCCGCCGGGATGCACGTGCGCGTCAGCGGACCGGACGGCTTCCAGCCGGACTCCGGGATCCTGGCGCGGGCGCAGGAGATCGCCGCGGGCACCGGGGGGTCGGCCGAGATCGTGCTGGACCCGACGAAGGCAGCCGACGGTGCCGACGTCCTGGTCACCGACACCTGGGTCTCGATGGGCAAGGAGGCCGAGTCGGCCGACCGCGCCGAGGTCTTCCGGCCGTGGCAGCTCAACGAGGACCTGCTGGCACTCGGCGCCGACGACGCGATCGTGCTGCACTGCCTGCCGGCGTACCGGGGCAAGGAGATCACCGCCGAGGTCCTCGACGGCCCGCAGAGCGTGATCTGGGACGAGGCCGAGAACCGCCGGCACGCCCAGAAGGCGATCATCACCTGGTTGCTCCGATGA
- a CDS encoding aminotransferase class III-fold pyridoxal phosphate-dependent enzyme, with protein sequence MLEPFQGEAGVLEPPAGYLAAARRITREKGALLWLDEIQTGMGRTGAWFAHHAVDELVETPPDLVTVAKGLGGGFPIGACIALGDAAHLLEPGNHGTTFGGNPVACAAALAVIGVIESEDLLERTLLLGQKLRDGLLADPRVVEVRGKGLLIGITLSEPLSAEVGAAALAAGYIVNNPTPDRIRLAPALVLTDEDASAFLAAWPGILDAAFGGTA encoded by the coding sequence ATCCTCGAGCCGTTCCAGGGCGAGGCAGGCGTCCTCGAGCCCCCGGCCGGCTACCTGGCCGCCGCCCGGCGGATCACCCGCGAGAAGGGCGCGCTGCTCTGGCTCGACGAGATCCAGACCGGCATGGGGCGCACGGGCGCCTGGTTCGCGCACCACGCGGTCGACGAGCTCGTCGAGACGCCGCCCGACCTCGTCACGGTCGCCAAGGGGCTCGGCGGTGGCTTCCCGATCGGTGCCTGCATCGCGCTGGGCGATGCCGCGCACCTCCTCGAGCCGGGCAACCACGGCACCACCTTCGGCGGCAACCCGGTGGCCTGCGCCGCGGCGCTGGCGGTGATCGGCGTGATCGAGTCCGAGGACCTGCTCGAACGGACGCTCCTGCTCGGCCAGAAGCTGCGCGACGGACTCCTGGCCGATCCTCGCGTGGTCGAGGTCCGGGGCAAGGGCCTGCTGATCGGCATCACCCTGTCCGAGCCGCTGAGCGCCGAGGTCGGTGCTGCGGCGCTGGCGGCGGGCTACATCGTCAACAACCCCACCCCCGACCGGATCCGGCTGGCGCCGGCTCTGGTGCTCACCGACGAGGACGCGAGCGCGTTCCTCGCCGCCTGGCCCGGGATCCTCGACGCGGCCTTCGGAGGCACGGCATGA
- a CDS encoding arginine repressor: MTAHAPLTKTARQQQIVELLATTEIKSQTELADRLADAGIHVTQATLSRDLVELDAVKVRVASGALVYAVPAEGGDRTPVVGRESAASEARLARLCAELLVSADASANMVVLRTPPGAANFLASALDKAELGSVLGTIAGDDTVLVISRDPAGGEPLAQRLLALANGEHD; encoded by the coding sequence ATGACGGCCCACGCACCGCTGACCAAGACAGCGCGGCAGCAGCAGATCGTGGAGCTGCTCGCGACCACCGAGATCAAGTCGCAGACCGAGCTGGCCGACCGGCTCGCGGACGCCGGCATCCACGTCACCCAGGCGACGCTCTCCCGCGATCTCGTCGAGCTGGACGCGGTCAAGGTCCGGGTCGCCTCCGGTGCGCTCGTCTACGCCGTACCCGCCGAGGGCGGGGACCGCACGCCCGTGGTCGGCCGCGAGTCCGCAGCCTCCGAGGCCCGCCTCGCCCGGCTGTGCGCCGAGCTCCTGGTCTCCGCGGATGCCTCGGCGAACATGGTCGTGCTCCGGACGCCGCCCGGCGCCGCGAACTTCCTGGCCTCGGCCCTGGACAAGGCGGAGCTGGGGTCGGTCCTCGGCACCATCGCCGGCGACGACACCGTGCTGGTCATCTCCCGTGACCCCGCCGGCGGTGAGCCGCTGGCCCAACGCCTCCTCGCCCTCGCCAACGGCGAGCACGACTGA